Within the Gorilla gorilla gorilla isolate KB3781 chromosome 15, NHGRI_mGorGor1-v2.1_pri, whole genome shotgun sequence genome, the region TGAGAGTGTTGGGGTCCTGGGGGCTAGTACCAGAGGGGATCGGAGCGCCAAGCCGCGGCTGAGCGGCTAAGGGCGTCTTGGGGCTGCGGCAGACGGCCGGAGGGTGAGGGTGGTGGGGCCTTGCTTTTCAGGGCCCTTGTCCCCATCCCTGGGGATGTGGGTCGGGCCGTCTCCGGGGCCACAGCCCcctcttcccctttcttctttctgcctctctgGGGCGGGCTGCAGCCTGAGGGCTTGGTGTCCCGAGCCATGGTtgccccagccctcagggacggGCCGGGGCGTGGTGGAGAGTCCTtcgaaacacagtttttgtcatATATGTGGCCATGTTGCAACCCCCGATCCCGGAGGGAGCTCAGTCGCCACGACTTGCATTTTGGCAGTTTCTGCCCTAGAAGAGCCGATCCCCGCCCCTCGTGAGCCCAAATGAACAGTTGCCTCCTGCCTCTCCCACCTCCTACTCCGCCCCTCACTTCCACCCTGCTCTTGCCTCTCTTCTTACTTGCTGTCCACCAGCTACCCGTTCCTTCCTGTGCGTGACTCAGCCTCATCTCTGCCCGGGTGCGTGCCTGGACGCCGGGTCCTCTCGAGAGTGTGCATCCGCGACTGGAGATGGGGAGTTCTAGGATTCTTTTGTCACTACTGTTCGAATTACAGGCTTTGAGGCAGGAAAGGATTCTGCACAGGCATTCGACTGCAAGTTGTTTGATGACTTCGTTCCATGTTCAAGTTTGTGCTGTTCTGCCTGaggtttttatttgttcttttgtttttgttttttgtatttttgttgccTGAGTTTTTAAAGCAGTAATTCTTTATTAGGGAAGTAGATTTTGACATGCTATTCCcacttgtttctttattttggtcTTAGGGACAGTtgtctcccaaacctcaatcatGACATTTTaatccactttttcttttttttttccattttttccccttcttttcacAGGTGTTGATAAACCACTTCTTAATGCTTAAAAGAACTTGGTCTTGTTTAAATGTATGTGCTTTTGGACACTTTGAGAAGCTTCGTTTGTATGGTAGTTTTGGAAGTAGGTGTCACTATTGCTCCTACATGTGTGGCAGATAAGCCAGAGGACTGTTTTCCTGTCTTTAAGTTCATTGGCATAGGCACAGCATGAAAATAGGTTTTAGAAAGCCCTTTGCAAAGTGAAAACTGAATGAATGGGAATATGGTCAGAGAGTGGCACCACTTAGAATTTTAAGCTGATCTTGAAATACTTTGGGCATAGAGGCAAGAGAAAAGTGCTaaaaatttaatatgtatttaattagaTGCTGTACAAATTAAATATTTCCCCTTAAGGGGGAATTTTGAAGATTGCTCCTACTACTGTCATTTCTTGAAATGTTTGCCTCTGAAGTGACCCCTGAAGTGTGATGTTTGGTTTGAGGatgaacagaaaaataagaaattttggaaagcagtttggccaGAAATCTTAGAAACTTCACCCTATCCCTGTCATTTCAGCTGCTATTGTATCCTAGTTTTCTGTGATTGTGTGGCACTGAAGCACATAACTAGGaccaacatttattttctggaGGGTAGGAGAGGGgcttaaaaattgttaattattcaaaaatatatgaCATACTGTATAAGGTTCTATACCTGGTAGCTTCCAGGTGGTAATTGGTACCAGAATGGGTGCAAACTTAGTCTCTTCTCCATTCTGACTTCAAACCTGGGTCACTACAATTTCTTGGATCATGAAAACTGCATTCTTCCTTAAATGGTGTCACTaagttgtctttctgtttctttctgccaTGGTCATTGTCAGCAGTGACCCAGGCCAAAGAACAGTTTTTCATTCATTCTCAATACCTCGATGAGACCATGTGCTACTCTGTGTTTCCACAACTCTAGTGTGATTTTGAAGTTGTATGTTTTTCTACTCCTGTCTAGTGAGACAGTCTCTAATCTTTCTGGATCTCATCATTAGGTAATTCAATGACAAGTTTAAttggggaaaagagagaaggatctAGTCCCCCGAATTTGTTTTGGGTCCTGTCCCAGTTGTCTTCTGGTTAGTAGGTTTTTGTGCTTAAGAATATGTTGACTTCAGGCATTTAACAAGGGACAAAACATCTATTTTTAGTGGCTTAAGGAAGTGGTAGGAACAGAATCTAAGTGTAGCCAGATGAAAGGTGACTTATTTTGTTTAGACAGGCAGAACTGTGGACTACCATGATCTGTTTCatcaaattattccaaaacaaCAGATCCTTTTtcaggctttctttttctttttcttttctttctttcttttttccctaaacttCCTTTTGGCAGATGTGGCCTCATGGATGAGCTGGTACACGACTTAGCCTCAGCCTTGGAGCAGACATCTGAGCAGAATAAGCTTGGTGAACTGTGGGAGGAGATGGCGCTGAGCCCCCGACAGCAGAGGCGGCAGCTTCGGAAACGCCGAGGTCGGAAGCGTCGTTCTGACTTCACTCACCTGGCAGAGCATACCTGCTGCTACAGCGAGGCCTCTGAGTCAAGTCTGGATGAGGCCACTAAGGACTGTCGAGAAGTGGCTCCAGTGACCAATTTTAGTGACTCTGATGACACAATGGTAGTAGCCAAACGACACCCAGCTCTCAATGCCATTGTCAAGAGTAAGCAACATTCTTGGCATGAATCTGACTCCTTTACTGAAAATGCACCTTGTCGACCACTCAGGCGCAGGCGGAAGGTGAAGCGAGTGACATCAGAGGTGGCTGCTAGCCTTCAGCAGAAGCTGAAGGTGTCAGATTGGAGCTATGAGAGAGGCTGCAGGTTCAAGTCTGCTAAGAAGCAGCGTCTGTCCCGCTGGAAGGAGAATACTCCCTGGACCTCATCAGGCCACGGATTGTGTGAATCAGCAGAAAATAGGACTTTCCTAAGcaaaacaggaaggaaagaaaggatggaGTGTGAAACAGATGAACAAAAACAGGGCTCTGATGAGAACATGTCAGAATGGTGAGATCTCCCTTACTAAGTCAAAGATTTTCCTGGTTAATTTTTCCCAAAGTGCACATCCATGGTCTTAGTGGGTTCTACCTTCTTTCAAACCAGCCACTCTAGTATTGACTTTGAAGCCTTCCTTGAATCAATCAGTAGTTTAGCTTTTTAAGGTACCATTCATGAGTCTATTCCCCTCTGTCAGGAAGGCTATATATAATAGAAACACAGTTGTTTCTAAAAACTGTTTAAAATCCGTACCTCAAATGCAaaactaataattttattttaaaaaacaatttgctGCTTATTATGCCATATAGTTTGTACATAAATATTGTTGTTTAGAACTCAGGTCTCAGCAgaggctggtgtgtgtgtgtgagagagaaaatgCTAGCGCCAGGTATACGGAGTTTATAAATGTTCCGTTAAGTTGCCTGTCCTCATTAAGAATCATGGCTTTAGATGCTTTTTGGCTATAATTCTGTTTTCTGCTACTTGTGGTTTGactatattgaatttttttttttatggctgacatTCAAATTGTCTGAACACATGGTGGGCTTTGAAAATAGCAGTACCGAGTCCCATTAGTCTTACATCAGATGTGATCAAGCCAGAAAAATTTGTCTCTAATGGGtacatgtttaaaaatgtaagtgtagttttggtgactttttattttttacatctcAGATAGTCCTAGGAACATTGATACCCCCCAGCTTGATACtttaatgttattaatattaatcTGTGATTATCTTTTTCTTAATAGTGAGGATGCCATTGGTGTTTTGGATGGAACAATTCTTTATGGTGCATTGCAGAATATTTAGCATCTCTGCATTGTTCACACCCCCTTTTCATTGTATCAACCCAAAAGCCTCCAGGGGTGATCCCTAGGTGGATTGAGTACTCCCAGTTGAGAGCCAGTGTATTCTATTATTGTTAATATTAGTtggcatttattaagcacttaactatgggccaggcactgtactatgGACTTAGCATATACTCTTATTTAATGTTCACAATTCCACTATATGGTGGATACCACTATTTGTATTTACAGAAGGGAAGTTGAGGTTATAAGAGCTTAgataatttgcctaaggtcacccaGTGCCAAAACTGGGAATCAAGCCTGATTCCAAAGCTCATTCTTAACCACCATGTTGTGCTGCCCTTTGAGTTGTTCTGTCTCAATTTAACTTTCCCAACTGTAGAACATATGACCTTTCTGAAGTTTAgcttaaaaacaaagacattaaTCTTAGGAACACTGAGGTGAGGCTGTGTCAGTAACAGGAAAAACTGTTTAGGTCTGTATGCCTGTACCTTTCTTGAGTGGTTTTTAATCcagcttttaaactttttcttattAACTTTATATTTGCCAGTCTGGAGACTATATTGAGATAGGCTCATAATTTGACTTTCCTAATTTTCCTCTAATGCCTCATTCCTTCTAAGGTCTATTTGcagaatttatatgtatatgtttggaTTATAAAGGTATTTTTCCCTCATCAGACTATTTTTAATCAAACACGAAATGCTTAGTCAACTTGTAGCCTTTCACACTATTGAAACCCTCTATTGAGACATTCAAGTTTGTTTTAATATTGAGCATATATACCAAATAGAAGTCTTCTTAGTATTGAGAATGGTGATTTTAAAAGTAGCCTTTTGGGATAGTAGCTTTGTGTATGTTTCTTCTCCTTAATTTCTTGTTAAACTACGACATAATTGTATGTGAGAGAGCGACTGTTAACTCTGTCCGCTCTAACAGCCCAAGTATGGCTCCAGATGCAGAGCCTGTTTTCTAGCATGAGATGCTTCACTCTTTTCTGTTCCTTCTTACTCCAGACACATCTATTGCACATTCTAGTCAGGATGTAATAATGTAAATTCTCGTTATCTGAGAGTCTGGATAACTTAAGTGGATGGGAATTCTTATGAAATTCTTAACTCTTTTCAAATTGAGGAGAACTCATTCACCCATTTGGGCTATTATCCTGGCCCCTCACTTCAGAGTTCTTTCAATATGTAGATGCTAAAGGGCTTGTAGCTGTGAAGGAATAATGGgtggagtggtggcacacacggCATTGAGGAAAGTTCTTTAAAATCTTCTAGTTATTTAGGAGTTCTAAATTCCCCTTGACTTGTCTCGATTCATTTGTAGTTACAAACAGAAGTGCTTTGTATTTTTTCCCCCTGAATCCATTCTGTGGGGAAAGGGGGTGATTCTTACTCTTTGACTGCATGTTGTGTTCAGCCTCTCTTCAAGAGGAGAGTGGAACTAAAATCTCCCTTAATTGTTAGGCACACCTTTAAAAAGGACTGGCATTATAAGAGTGTAAGGAGATAATAGTATATGATTTGGATATTATACTGTCTTGATGAGTTGATTCTGTCAataattttctactttattttttccctgcatttttaaaagaaatactttcaAGAATCTTCTTGGTTACCCTTTCATAAATCTACTTGGATGTGCCACTGTTTATTCACATACGGATCAAAATGTAGAATTTTACTTTTTAGCAGTGGTATTGAGGGTTGTCAGAGTAATGATCCACATTGTAAGATTATTAAGATGAAGTTGATTGTTAAGCTTAGCTTAGCCTAGTCAatggtagagtttttttttttttttaaagcatgtattAGGTGTTTTAGATTTGAAAATGTGTGTCTCAATCAGCTTATTTCTAATTTCCTTAAACTCACTCTTTGCGACCTAAACATGGAGTATAGACCTCATcaatatttgtttgcttttctgtttctcgTCTTCCTTTAATATTACACCAGCCAATCCCTCACAAGTTTTGAGGAACTAAAAATGGTTACAGTATAGTAGTTTTTTTCTGCTTGCATAGAGATcaaactattattttaatatttttctgtgtatgtgtgtttgtgagtaTTCTAAAGCAGAACAACtactgtaaaattattttctactgaTCTTTATTTAAATTGTCTGTATAGCAGCTATTAATAGCTATTAGCTATTAGGTGACTGTAGCCTAATTTTGCTCTATTCTTTACTAACACATCATTTGTTTGTTCCCCTTGAATATAgtttagcttcttttttttttcataagtgAGTTGGTTGGGTGATGGCCAGAAGTCACATTCAGGAGCCTTCCTAAGGTGATGTATTAGAGGCTGATCtcacaggaaagaaaatattctcctctCTTGGAAGGCAAGTGACAGAGATAGAGTGCTAAACCTACCCCCTCCTTCTCCAGCCCAGGCTGACCTTCTGCGGCCCTTTGGTAcctcttgttttcttatttttatagaaaatcaaTATCCCTTCTGACACAAACAATAGCTCAGAAGCAAGAATAAGTGGGAGAAAGCTGAGATCTCTGTCCATCACCTCTCACTTTAACTCCCCCAGACTCTTTAATTATGAGTGTGCTTTGCTCCAGGTGTTTGTGACAATGAAATTGCTAAATGAGGACCATTTTAACCAAAGATTGGGTGATCAATAACACTCTATAGCAGTAGCTTGTTGGATCAATAGCATTCATTATTTCATGGTTAAGGTAAGTAGCCTCCTTTGCAAGTGGAGGTCATTAATCAGGGGTTCCTGGAGCTGTGTAAAAGAATATGTATGGTAGGTGGGGGTGTTCTGTTTTCTATTCTGTAAGTAGGGATGCTGACCAAGAATATGTTTACCATTGTTGCAGTTGGTAGTATTGCACGTGAGATTCTCGAATAGCTAGCATAGTGTGCTTATGTGGGTATATTCACAGTTCTGCTAGTATCCTTAGGGACAACTGAAACACACAGCTTGGGAGGTCGATATGGTACTATTGTACTTGAAGGTCTATCTCTTGAAAGAAACATCCATCTCTTAAAAGAGTCTACCTCTTAAAAGAAATATTGGGATTGTTCTGTGTGGCTCCACAGGACAGAACTCAGGGATAGAAAGTACAGAGTGTTAAATGTTGCTGCGGATAAAAAATAAGATTCTAAAAATTAGGACTCTGTAAAAATGAAGTGAATTGTTTCACCATGTAATGTGTAATAACTTCTAGATCAGTTGGGGGGATTCAAACGTGGGCTTGATGACTGCTTACTTAGTTGCTGTGGAGTTGAGAAGGTTGAACGGAAGGCTTCTGAGATCCCTTGTAACACTGAGATGCTGTGATTCTTTTCAGTCACAGTCTACTTCCCACCATTGTAATGTCTTAACTGGTAAGTAGCCTCAACTGCCCACTTGAATTCTTGTGGTTCCCACTGGCAGTCATCTTCAAAGATTCATTCTTTCTCTCAACTTTTAGAatgatattcccttttctcttaTTTTGCAGAATTTGTTCAAAAGCCTCTTGGTATTTGCCAGCAAGGGTGCATAGATTACCCTTGGTCCCCTTCTCTACTCCCGTGGACATAGGTAACTGCCATTCTCAGATCTAGAGCTGGCCAAGAGAATATGCAGAGCCCCTAGCCCAGTGCTCCCAGTGCTACTGAGAGGCTTTTATCTCATACAGCTATGCTGGACTGAGATAGGATCATCTAACCCTCACTGCTTGATTCTGACCCCATTCCAGGAGTGTGCCGTAAATGAAGGTGTAGAAAACACTGCAGTCTCCAGAATGTACTGTCTCCAGAATGCACTTCTCTGCCCATGTCAACTGGAATCTTTGTTCTTGAAGACTATACTTTCTAGGACTCAATACCCTATAACTGCTTCCTACCCtcaaacacaaatacacacagaaaaCACTAAGCTTCCCTATCCAAGTGTATTCTGGGAGTTAGAGCCACCAAATAGAAACTGAAAGAtactcaggccaggcgtggtggctcacgcctgtaatcccagcactttgggaggccgaggcaggtggatcacaagattaggagatcgagaccatcctggctaacatggtgaaaccccgactctactaaaaatacaaaaaaattagccttggcgtggtggtggacgcctgtagtcccagctactcaggaggctgaggcaggagaatggtgtgaacccgggaggcggagcttgcagtgagccgagatcacaccactgcacttgagtgcactcgagcctgggcgacagagcgagactctgtctcagaaaaaaaaaaaaaaaaaaaaagaaactgaatgaTACTCAATGGGAAGAGAAGGGTAGAACCACACCCTGCCTCAACCTGTAGCTGCCTGATTTTCTGACTGAAACTGGCCTTGCATTTCTGAACTGCAAGGTGACTGTAGAGAAAGGATGCAGGGGCTTGCTATCTACCTTCAGGGCAGGCTCAGCACTTCTAACGTGGGCCTCCATTTCATTGTCAAGTGCGGTTCTATCAGCCTTGTAGTTTGAGGAAATCTTGGCAATAGGCCATCTGTATTCTCTATTGCTACAGAAAAAAATCGCCCTAAAACTTAGTAGCTCTAAGCAAAGAGACCAAGTCTGTGAGTATGTAAATATTCCCAGGGAAGAAACCAAAGTGCTGGAGAAGAAGATACAACTGAAGAGAAAAAAGTGTTCTTGAGTTGAAAAATTAAGTCTTAAGattaaaagtgaaaattaatGAGAAGAGACTTCTACTGAGacggagattttaaaaaaatattttattttagtttttctttttttcacatatgCTCAGgactaaggaaagaaaaatcttaaaaggggttgaagactgggtgcggtggctcagacATTCTTAGATATGCAGGCCCCAGAATCCATGCTCTTTAAAAATTTACTGTGAGAAGACGTTCCATCTACCTGAAGATGAATCACTGTTAGCTCTAAGAAAAGGGAAGTCTTGAAAGGATGGGTGGAGTTCTCTGAGGCACAGCCCCCAGCTCAATAGCAGAGTCCTGAGGAAAATTCTGTCTCTGCAAAGTATACCTGATGGTACTAGTCACAGTATCGAACCTGTCAACCTGGGGAGGTTGCTGCCTTTCATGGCACTGTCTGaatgaaactgaaaaagaaattcttttattatatattctcaTTACTTATAGGAATAATTTCGGAACTGATGTGAGATATTTCTCTGAATAACCTCTCCCTCAGTCTTGTTTACTACTAGATTCAGAAGTCTGATTACAAAGGGTTACCAGTGTGCCACCTCTACCctggaaaaaaactggaaaacgATAGAACAAAAATACCTTTGGGCAGTAGATCTAAGAGTgacttttttccatgtttttctaaattctgaaacaacttttatttttgttaagtgcATTATTATTTACTAAGAAAAGTTTTTTAGAATAACGATGTAAgccataaactttattttaagaTATCTATTAATTAGATGCAAAAAACACCTATTATTAAGCTACTTGGTTAATAAGCTCTTAAATGGGGAGAAACAAACCCAGATGGTAATTTATTAATACCAACTTTTGATTGTAGGTGATAAACTAATTCTGTACCTCCTTATTATAATTGGAACAGGTATAAGTTACTCTTTCAGTTCTCACTTTACAGTCTTCTGTGGTTAGGAGTATGAAAGAATTAGCAAGCTCTCAGATCAGAGGATGTACCGTGCTTTTTTCCACCCCCTGCTCCCCCTGGCAATTTTGGGAATTCAGAGGGGTTTATTTTGTTGAAACTAGAAGCTACTGTTTAGGAAGAAGGGAATTAATTTCAACAAAGAGTTTATAAAGATTCTGTATTATCTGTTGCTGCAGAAAAAATTGCCCTAAAACTTACTAgctctaggccgggtgcggtggctcacgcctgtaatcctaacactttgggaggcctaggcgggtggatcacctaagatcaggagtttgagaccagcctgaccaatatggtgaaaccttgtttctactaaaaaatatgaaaattagccaggcgtggtagcacaggcctgtaatccttgctacttgggaggctgagacaggagaattgcctgaacctgggaggcagaggttgcagtgagccgagattgcgtcactgcactccagcctgggcgacagagcgagactccgtctcaaaaaaaataaacaagaaaaaacttATGAGCTCTAAACAATGAATACTTTATCGCTTGGAATCTGAGAGTGACTTAGCTGGATGGTTCTGGTTCAGAGTCTTCTCACGAGGTTATAGTCTAACTGTTGGCAGGGACCTCAGTTCTCTCAAGGCTCGACTAGGGCTGAAGGAtttgcttccaagctcactcacatggctgttggcagaGCTCATTTCCTCATAAAGCTATTGGACTTAGAGTCTCAGTCCCTTTTCACATGGGCCTCTCCGCATGCCCATCCGCATCCGTAGGACATGGTAGTTGGCTTTCCGTTGAGTAAGTGATCTGAGAGGGGTGGGGAGAGTCAGAAAGAGGGCCCAAGATGAAAGCCACAGTCTTGTATAACCTAATTGCAGAAGTGGCAACCTATTGCTTCTGCCGTGTGCGATCAGTTATACAGACCATCCTGGTGCAGTGTGAGAAGTACTACACCGGGGTGTGCATTAATAGGAGGCTGGGTAATTGGGAGTCATCTTGGGAGTCTGGTTAATTACCACAGATGACTACTGGCcttctgaaactttcttttcctaGCCTTGTATGATGCTAAAGTCAGGAATTAGTATTCTCAGACTGATATTTCCCCTGAACTCATTAAGAGGATGTTTTTACTTCGATTTCAAAGGAAGAGCATTCAGGAACCATAAGGGCAAGTGAGGTATGGGTCCCTGAGAgtatattttggtgtattttatgtCAGTATGCTGAAAATGAGTGTTACTTAAATTCAAGATACAGCATTAAGGAGGAGAGCTTCTTTCCAAAGTGAGTTTATAATTAGTTTTCTTAGGGTTCagcatatatgatatattatttgCTGATAAGGGATAGTAGTCAAGGCATAGCTACAGTTTCAGCTGTGCCTGAAAGTTTTAAGTAGCTAAAAGCAAAGGAACACTTCTTCCCTAGCTCAGTTAATCTGTTTGCATCTTCAGGAGAATGAACAGTCCTGAAATTCAAAGGTATCTTCTGAATAGAGAAACATAGGATTGACTTTAGTAAGTGAGATGAGTATCTGCACCATCTGTGTTGTAGTGGCCCTTCAGTGAACGCATGGGCTTTAGGCATACACTAACCTGGCTCTGATGCTCACTTGCTGTGCGATCTTGGGTAACTTGCATACTTTCTCTAAGCCCCTTTCCATTTGTAACATGAGGTTGATGTATTCACCTTGTGGAGTTTGGGGGTAGAAGCGgcataataattaatataaagtGCTTAGTATATTACCTGGCCTGCAGTAGAACTCAGTGAATGATATTTTTGGTATCATTAATAATAGCCTTCTGTATTAATAATTTTCTGAATAAACTCAGTTCAAGTACCAAACCCCTTCCTGAGGCACTTGTAGATCTTGGCTGAGAGTAGTGCCTCCTCTCTTTTGGATGAATCCCAGTACAGGAAAAATAATAGATTTCATaggccacattttgtttttccatttaaaatgaaaataggtTTGCATCTTATAAAATTTAGAGTGCTGTTCTAATGAGAAGGTTGTCAGTGAGGAAATTAGTACTATTAACctctaaaataatatttagacACAGACTTGGTACCCTAGAAGTAGCTTTCTAATCTTTCATCGTTTGCATTTGTGTATTGCTTTAGAGTTCACAAAGCAGGGTCACATGCCTCATACTGTCACATCCTCAATAATCCATCCACATTTTACATGTAGGGAAATAGAACTAAACAGTTGAAGTGACATGCCACAAGGCCGTATAAGGGCAGGCAACAGAGGTGTCTAGAACAAGTTCATTCTATTTACGTAACATTCACTGAATGTCTGatatgtgccaggtgctatgtTAGGCACTGGGGACATTGAGATGAGcaagatatttttttttccctggccAGATCATTCTCTTCCATGGTTACTGGATCTTCTTTCTGCCCCAGTTAGGCAAGGAAGGGTGAACTGTACGACTCTTGAGTAGTTTCAGTTCTAGCAGTTTGTCTGAAGGTCCGGCTGCCTTCTGATTGTTTCTGGATCTGGAGGCTTCAGATCATTTGaggccctggcccagccctggcaAGGAAGTGGTATTGTTGCTTCTATGGGATGTTGACTGCTGCATCCAGCTAACGTGCACAGGCTCCTCTCTTCTCAAGTAGTTTCCCTAAACGGGACACCCTACCTCTCCCAGCCCTCTGCTTTGTTCATCACCGTAGATCAGGGTTCTCAATTTAGGCACTACTggcattttgggccagataattctctgTTGTGGGCCTGTGCTGTGCATTGAaggatgttgagcagcatcccAGGTCTCCACTCACTAAATATCAGTAGTTCACCAACTCCTCCTTCTCTGCTTCAAATCACGAGTATCAAAAATGTTTTTGGATATTGCCAAATTGGGACGGGGGCCGCAAATTGTCTCTAGCTGAGAACCGTAGTTCTTGATGTTTCTGGTACTGAGATTGGGTCTTTACTTTATTGACTCTGCTTTTACCAGTAAGTATGAGTTTCAAATTACAGAACATAATACAACCAAAACACTGATCTATAGatagaatatacaaatataaaaaaaagaatatagaataAAAAACTATTGATCTATAGTTTTAAAACTGAGAATTTTTGCTAGTTTGAAAACCATACCCTTTAATTGTACCTTGAAAGGCAAACAGTTCGTCTTCAGAACTTGGAAAGAAAAGCAGTTGAGATGAAAGCATTTTCAAGTCAGTACCAAGTTTACAGTGTTTAGCTAACAGTGGACAAGAGGGTTCCATAGTGTTTTATTCGGCTTGATTCCTATGATAATATACTTGTCAGAAAGTAGATGCCATGTCCAATCATCTGGCTTACCTAGGGTGCCTCTGCTTTCAAAGAGGCTCTGGTGGGAAGGTTAGATAGAGAGATgtgaaaaaacaaggaaagcaaAATGTTACTTGCAGAATCTAAGTGATGAAGAATTTCCTAGTAAAATGTT harbors:
- the GPATCH2L gene encoding G patch domain-containing protein 2-like isoform X4; this encodes MFKFVLFCLRCGLMDELVHDLASALEQTSEQNKLGELWEEMALSPRQQRRQLRKRRGRKRRSDFTHLAEHTCCYSEASESSLDEATKDCREVAPVTNFSDSDDTMVVAKRHPALNAIVKSKQHSWHESDSFTENAPCRPLRRRRKVKRVTSEVAASLQQKLKVSDWSYERGCRFKSAKKQRLSRWKENTPWTSSGHGLCESAENRTFLSKTGRKERMECETDEQKQGSDENMSECETSSVCSSSDTGLFTNDEGRQGDDEQSDWFYEGECVPGFTVPNLLPKWAPDHCSEVERMDSGLDKFSDSTFLLPSRPAQRGYHTRLNRLPGAAARCLRKGRRRLVGKETSINTLGTDRISHIISDPRQKEKNKALASDFPHISACAHEFNPLSPLYSLDVLADASHRRCSPAHCSARQANVHWGPPCSRDIKRKRKPVATASLSSPSAGGRRTAPLP